One genomic window of Micropterus dolomieu isolate WLL.071019.BEF.003 ecotype Adirondacks linkage group LG14, ASM2129224v1, whole genome shotgun sequence includes the following:
- the LOC123983551 gene encoding D(5)-like dopamine receptor, giving the protein SILNLCIISMDRYWAISSPFKYERKMTRRFAFLMIGVAWTLSILISFIPVQLNWHRADADNLTADNPDDCNASLNRTYAISSSLISFYIPVVIMVGTYTRIFRIAQTQIRRISSLERAAGHRAQNQRHRASTHDESSLKTSFKRETKVLKTLSIIMGVFVFCWLPFFVLNCVVPFCDLDKLGEPPCVSDTTFSIFVWFGWANSSLNPVIYAFNADFRKAFSTILGCNKYCSTSAVEAVDFSNELVSYHHDTTMQKEPCAMTGPGAQRLIPPPPPPHTGGDLDQNFDKVSMISVDSRNHSNLLLPAILQYECEAEISLDMIPFNSSGPTDCYVIPGQIQDL; this is encoded by the coding sequence TCCATCCTCAACCTGTGCATCATCAGCATGGACCGCTACTGGGCCATCTCCAGCCCCTTCAAGTACGAGCGCAAAATGACGCGCAGGTTCGCCTTCCTAATGATCGGTGTCGCGTGGACTCTCTCCATCCTCATCTCCTTCATCCCCGTGCAGCTCAACTGGCACCGCGCGGACGCGGACAACTTGACAGCAGACAACCCGGACGACTGCAACGCCAGCCTGAACCGGACTTACGCCATCTCCTCGTCCCTCATCAGCTTCTACATCCCCGTGGTGATCATGGTGGGGACATACACGCGCATTTTCCGAATCGCGcaaacccaaatcagacggatcTCGTCTTTGGAGAGAGCGGCAGGGCACCGCGCGCAAAACCAGCGCCACCGCGCGTCAACGCACGACGAAAGCTCTCTGAAAACGTCTTTTAAGAGAGAAACGAAAGTTTTAAAGACTCTGTCCATCATCATGGGAGTGTTTGTGTTCTGCTGGCTGCCGTTTTTCGTCCTGAACTGCGTGGTGCCTTTCTGCGACCTGGACAAACTTGGAGAGCCGCCGTGCGTCAGCGACACCACCTTCAGCATCTTCGTGTGGTTCGGCTGGGCCAACTCGTCCCTGAACCCGGTCATTTACGCCTTCAACGCGGACTTCAGGAAGGCCTTCTCCACCATCCTGGGCTGCAACAAATACTGCTCCACCTCCGCAGTGGAGGCGGTGGACTTCAGCAACGAGCTGGTGTCTTATCACCACGACACCACCATGCAGAAGGAGCCCTGCGCCATGACGGGCCCCGGCGCGCAGAGACTCATCCCGCCGCCACCGCCGCCGCACACAGGGGGAGATCTGGACCAGAACTTTGACAAAGTTTCTATGATTTCAGTTGATTCCCGCAACCACAGTAACTTACTGCTGCCCGCCATCCTGCAGTATGAGTGCGAGGCAGAGATTTCTTTAGACATGATTCCCTTTAACTCATCCGGACCCACCGACTGTTACGTTATTCCGGGTCAAATCCAGGACCTGTGA